One part of the Nostoc sp. PCC 7120 = FACHB-418 genome encodes these proteins:
- a CDS encoding glycine-rich domain-containing protein encodes MVNSEGLASTGVQAMNTEQIELYERIQAFSLDKPDAPLSFSKRLARDNGWSLQYARQTIEEYKKFAFLAVAAGHPVTPSDQVDQVWHLHLTYTRSYWEEFCSQVLQTPLHHDPTLGGEAENQKFDDWYSETLESYERFFEVKPPLEIWSTPKDRFGRDLYFVRVNTQQNWVLAKLQVQKAATTSTAILFALILSGCYIGNFENNIDPFTGAILAVICIAAAFGVIRFLVGIVDLMKNPSLPRIRGGWGGSGCGSAGCGGWGSGWGWGDSSGHSSGESDGNDGGSDCGGGGCGGCGGGGCGGE; translated from the coding sequence ATGGTGAACTCTGAAGGGTTAGCTAGCACGGGTGTTCAAGCAATGAATACTGAGCAAATAGAGTTATATGAGCGAATTCAAGCATTTTCGTTAGACAAACCAGATGCTCCGTTATCATTTAGCAAACGACTGGCAAGAGATAATGGCTGGTCATTGCAGTACGCTCGGCAAACCATTGAGGAGTACAAGAAGTTCGCTTTTTTGGCTGTAGCAGCAGGGCATCCAGTTACCCCTTCAGACCAAGTAGACCAAGTTTGGCATCTGCATTTGACCTATACGCGATCATATTGGGAAGAGTTCTGCTCACAGGTTTTGCAAACACCGTTGCATCATGATCCAACTCTTGGCGGAGAGGCTGAAAATCAAAAATTTGATGATTGGTATAGCGAGACTTTGGAGAGCTACGAACGATTTTTTGAAGTAAAACCTCCATTAGAGATTTGGTCTACACCAAAGGATCGTTTTGGGCGCGATTTATATTTTGTGCGCGTCAACACTCAACAAAATTGGGTATTGGCAAAGCTGCAAGTTCAAAAAGCAGCAACAACAAGTACCGCTATTCTTTTCGCTTTGATATTAAGCGGTTGTTATATAGGCAATTTTGAAAACAATATCGATCCATTTACAGGGGCTATACTCGCCGTTATTTGTATTGCGGCAGCATTTGGCGTTATACGATTTCTTGTAGGGATAGTAGATTTGATGAAGAATCCTTCACTCCCTCGTATCAGAGGAGGTTGGGGCGGCAGTGGTTGTGGATCTGCTGGCTGCGGGGGTTGGGGTAGTGGATGGGGATGGGGCGATTCTAGTGGTCATAGTTCTGGTGAGTCTGATGGCAATGATGGCGGCAGTGATTGCGGAGGTGGAGGTTGCGGAGGCTGTGGAGGTGGAGGCTGTGGAGGTGAATAG
- a CDS encoding type II toxin-antitoxin system VapC family toxin: MLQGSLNEQEWTLLSTYLEAQDYVELTPSSWREAARIYYDLRRQGLTVRSPIDCCIAQVTLENNLLLIHDDRDFETITQVRYLQHLRFQP, from the coding sequence TTGTTGCAAGGTAGTCTGAATGAGCAAGAGTGGACTCTCCTCTCTACTTATCTTGAAGCACAAGACTACGTTGAACTAACACCTTCTTCGTGGCGAGAGGCTGCACGTATCTACTACGACTTGCGCCGCCAAGGGCTTACCGTTCGTAGTCCAATCGATTGCTGTATTGCTCAAGTGACACTGGAAAATAATTTACTTTTGATCCATGATGATCGTGACTTCGAGACCATTACTCAAGTGCGATATCTTCAACACCTTCGTTTTCAGCCTTGA